From a single Candidatus Saccharibacteria bacterium genomic region:
- a CDS encoding leucine--tRNA ligase: MKRYDPKSIEPKWQARWAEDKVYEAVDGAQKPKIYATPMLPYPSGSAMHTGHVRNYAIADVVARFYRQKGYNTLHTMAWDAFGLPAENYAIKTGTPPAVSTAQNTVYFKKQLQALAMSYDWSREFTTSDPSYYKWTQWVFGLMYSRGLAYKAEKAQWWCEKCNTVLADEQVDASGKCWRHDSPEDDKVTKRDVSQWFLKITEYADQILDATDDLDWPDKIKAMQKNWIGRSRGALIKFALQNEERGTRNEAKFLEVFTTRADTIFSGAFIVLAPEHKLVAQLTTDEHKAEIEDYIKTASKKSELERQENKGKTGVFTGSYAINPANDKKIPIWIGDFVLASYGTGAVFGDIHDERDFEFLKKYDIPAEVTVVPEDKQEAERVLNKEYPYVNEGILIKSEQFSGMRSEIARDKIIEWLAQKGLAEEKVNYRIRDWLISRQRYWGAPVPIIYCPDHGAVLVPESDLPVELPEVANYVPDGNNSSVLAGVESWVNAPCPTCGKMGKRETDTMDGYVCSTWYLHRYTDPHNTEKAFDSEKANYWFPLDFYFGADHAVAHLLYIRFFQRVLVDAGLMDKKTIEPVKKLVYNGYINAENGAKMSKSKGNTVDPMDIIEQGYGADALRVFELFIAPYDQDTSWNTNGVPGTYRFLQRYWTLVQEFLDAKNLQESGVRSQESREALSTINHKPSTLLASAHKTIKKVSHDLQNLSFNTAVSAMMECVNELYKIKATDGFAAEESWEFALKSLTQLLAPFAPHITEELWHELGETDSVHVDHWPVFEDKYLVSDTMTIVVQVNGKVRAQLLVSSDSDEHNIRSLALAEPNVAKFLGGKEPSKVIYVAKKLISIVP, translated from the coding sequence ATGAAGAGGTATGATCCGAAAAGCATCGAGCCTAAATGGCAGGCGCGCTGGGCAGAAGACAAAGTCTATGAAGCAGTAGATGGCGCCCAAAAGCCTAAGATTTATGCTACACCTATGCTGCCATACCCAAGTGGCTCGGCCATGCACACCGGGCATGTTCGTAACTATGCTATAGCTGACGTTGTCGCTCGTTTTTATCGCCAAAAGGGCTACAATACTCTTCATACTATGGCTTGGGACGCCTTCGGTTTGCCGGCCGAAAACTATGCAATCAAGACCGGTACGCCACCGGCTGTATCGACAGCTCAAAACACTGTTTATTTCAAAAAACAGCTTCAGGCGCTAGCTATGAGCTACGACTGGAGCCGTGAGTTTACGACGAGTGACCCAAGTTATTACAAATGGACTCAGTGGGTTTTTGGGCTGATGTACAGTCGGGGCCTAGCCTATAAGGCTGAGAAAGCTCAATGGTGGTGCGAAAAATGTAACACCGTGTTAGCCGATGAGCAAGTCGATGCTAGCGGTAAATGTTGGCGCCATGACAGTCCTGAGGACGACAAAGTTACCAAAAGGGACGTAAGCCAGTGGTTTTTGAAGATCACTGAGTATGCTGATCAAATCTTGGATGCGACGGATGATCTGGACTGGCCAGATAAAATCAAAGCGATGCAGAAGAACTGGATCGGCCGCTCGCGTGGAGCGCTCATAAAATTCGCACTCCAGAACGAGGAACGAGGAACGAGGAACGAGGCTAAATTCCTTGAAGTGTTTACGACACGCGCTGATACCATTTTTAGTGGAGCGTTTATAGTACTAGCTCCTGAACATAAGCTCGTAGCACAGTTAACTACCGACGAACACAAGGCCGAAATTGAAGACTACATAAAAACTGCGTCCAAAAAATCCGAGCTTGAAAGACAAGAAAATAAGGGAAAAACAGGTGTGTTCACCGGTTCGTATGCAATAAACCCAGCAAATGATAAGAAAATTCCTATCTGGATTGGTGATTTTGTACTGGCCAGTTATGGTACGGGCGCAGTATTTGGCGATATTCATGACGAGCGCGATTTTGAATTTTTGAAAAAATACGACATCCCGGCAGAAGTTACTGTAGTGCCAGAGGACAAGCAAGAAGCTGAAAGGGTTTTGAATAAAGAATATCCTTATGTGAATGAAGGAATATTGATAAAATCTGAGCAATTTTCTGGAATGCGTAGCGAAATTGCTAGGGACAAAATCATTGAATGGCTGGCACAAAAAGGGTTGGCCGAGGAAAAGGTTAATTACAGAATCCGGGATTGGTTGATTAGTCGCCAGCGTTATTGGGGTGCGCCAGTTCCTATTATTTATTGTCCCGATCATGGAGCGGTGCTAGTTCCAGAGAGTGATCTGCCGGTTGAGCTTCCTGAGGTAGCCAATTACGTGCCAGACGGCAATAATAGCTCAGTTTTAGCGGGAGTAGAGAGTTGGGTTAACGCACCATGCCCTACGTGCGGCAAAATGGGCAAGCGTGAGACTGATACTATGGACGGCTACGTCTGCAGTACCTGGTATTTGCATCGCTACACAGACCCGCACAACACCGAGAAGGCTTTTGACAGCGAGAAGGCTAATTATTGGTTCCCGCTAGACTTTTACTTTGGGGCAGATCATGCTGTGGCGCATTTGCTTTACATTCGTTTTTTCCAGCGAGTGTTAGTTGATGCTGGGCTTATGGATAAAAAGACGATCGAACCTGTCAAAAAGCTTGTCTATAACGGCTACATCAATGCCGAAAATGGGGCCAAAATGAGCAAAAGTAAAGGCAATACTGTCGACCCAATGGATATTATCGAACAGGGCTACGGGGCTGACGCTTTACGTGTATTCGAGCTATTCATTGCCCCTTATGATCAAGATACCAGTTGGAATACTAACGGCGTGCCAGGCACTTACAGGTTCTTGCAGCGCTATTGGACTTTGGTCCAAGAATTTTTGGATGCCAAAAATTTGCAAGAGTCAGGAGTCAGGAGCCAGGAGTCAAGAGAAGCTCTATCAACTATAAACCATAAACCATCAACTCTCCTTGCTTCTGCGCACAAAACTATTAAAAAGGTGAGCCACGATCTGCAGAACCTGAGTTTCAACACCGCTGTTTCGGCTATGATGGAGTGTGTCAACGAGCTATACAAAATAAAAGCTACGGACGGTTTTGCTGCGGAGGAATCCTGGGAGTTTGCCCTTAAATCCCTAACTCAGCTCTTAGCACCTTTTGCGCCACATATTACCGAAGAACTGTGGCATGAATTGGGCGAAACAGACAGTGTTCACGTCGACCATTGGCCAGTATTTGAAGATAAGTACCTAGTTAGCGACACCATGACAATTGTGGTGCAGGTGAATGGTAAGGTTCGCGCACAGCTACTAGTCTCCTCTGACTCTGACGAGCATAATATTAGATCCTTGGCGCTTGCAGAGCCAAACGTTGCTAAATTCCTTGGTGGAAAAGAGCCGAGCAAAGTCATATACGTGGCTAAGAAGCTTATCAGTATTGTTCCTTGA
- a CDS encoding 50S ribosomal protein L32, with amino-acid sequence MSAIFISFKKGATSTVGKPKKRTSSRRTGMRRSHLVLELARAVNSKSPVKARTTAKQSGKKLAAGSAE; translated from the coding sequence ATGAGCGCAATATTTATCAGTTTTAAGAAGGGAGCTACTTCAACCGTGGGTAAACCCAAGAAACGAACCAGTTCACGTCGTACAGGTATGCGCCGAAGCCATTTGGTTCTCGAGCTAGCCCGTGCAGTCAATTCAAAGTCGCCAGTAAAAGCACGTACCACCGCTAAACAGTCAGGCAAAAAGCTAGCTGCCGGCAGCGCCGAGTAA
- the nusB gene encoding transcription antitermination factor NusB, giving the protein MASNRHLGRIVALQTLYEVDFRRDCGDKQMVDADVLDRNILRYSEVLDDRKFIEDLVQGVTEHEAELDAILQPIAPEWPIDQIAKMDRTTLRLAAYELLTTKDVPPKVVINEAVELAKAFGGDNSSKFINGVLGTLLKEKEKGTKFTITTAKKVKKTKSTTKK; this is encoded by the coding sequence ATGGCATCCAACCGTCATTTAGGACGTATCGTAGCGCTTCAGACACTTTACGAAGTAGATTTTCGTCGCGATTGCGGCGATAAGCAGATGGTTGATGCTGATGTTTTGGATCGTAACATTCTACGCTATAGCGAGGTGCTTGACGACCGAAAGTTTATAGAAGACTTAGTCCAGGGAGTTACTGAGCACGAAGCTGAGTTGGATGCTATCTTGCAACCAATTGCGCCAGAATGGCCAATTGATCAGATAGCGAAGATGGACAGAACCACTCTTCGTTTGGCTGCCTATGAGCTACTAACTACTAAGGATGTGCCGCCGAAGGTAGTCATCAATGAAGCTGTAGAGCTGGCCAAGGCCTTTGGTGGTGATAATTCGAGCAAATTTATTAACGGTGTACTTGGTACGCTGCTCAAAGAAAAAGAAAAAGGCACAAAATTTACCATAACCACCGCCAAAAAGGTCAAAAAAACCAAATCAACCACCAAGAAGTAA
- a CDS encoding NUDIX domain-containing protein: MMKRPKPLQRFKKIVTRAPAINEVVRERTAGGVIFRRNKTTNQIEILLTADAKDRWTIPKGHIEEGESPRQTAEREITEETGLQKMKIIGWLNKVSFQYRRNQSLVLMTTEVFLVQALGDTDALNPEEWMNGIRWFSVNEALDKIEYEDIGKAILIGLKKIRSAGL; the protein is encoded by the coding sequence ATGATGAAAAGACCAAAGCCACTACAAAGGTTTAAGAAGATTGTGACAAGGGCCCCGGCAATTAACGAGGTGGTCAGGGAGCGCACCGCCGGCGGGGTGATTTTTCGTCGTAACAAAACTACAAATCAAATCGAAATACTGCTAACAGCAGATGCGAAAGACCGATGGACAATCCCGAAAGGACACATCGAGGAAGGTGAGTCACCTCGTCAGACTGCCGAGCGAGAAATCACCGAAGAAACTGGTTTGCAAAAAATGAAGATTATAGGCTGGCTCAATAAGGTCAGCTTTCAGTACCGCAGAAATCAAAGCCTAGTACTTATGACGACTGAGGTTTTCTTGGTGCAAGCTCTGGGAGATACTGATGCGCTTAATCCCGAAGAGTGGATGAACGGTATTAGGTGGTTCAGCGTCAACGAAGCTCTCGACAAAATAGAATATGAAGATATCGGCAAGGCGATTTTGATTGGGCTTAAAAAGATCAGGAGTGCAGGCCTCTAA
- the rnc gene encoding ribonuclease III translates to MLDSNLYQNFASSKLVGAFKDVSLLMTAFTHRSYLNEHKKTVSEHNERLEFLGDAVLELVVTNFLYSNYSEPEGILTNWRSSLVRTESIGAAAERLGFAELLRLSRGEKRGTDRAKAQILANCFEAVIGAIYLDQGYEAAEKFITMNILSTFEEILHTGAWLDPKSRYQEVVQSQEGVTPQYRVLSEDGPDHDKVFTVGVFVGESLRAQGKGPSKQAAQQEAAKEALGSSGL, encoded by the coding sequence ATGCTTGACAGTAATCTGTATCAAAATTTTGCCAGCAGCAAGCTAGTTGGTGCATTTAAAGATGTTAGCCTGCTGATGACGGCCTTTACTCATCGAAGCTACCTCAATGAGCATAAGAAAACTGTCAGTGAGCACAATGAGCGTCTTGAGTTTCTAGGAGACGCTGTTTTGGAGCTCGTTGTAACCAACTTCTTGTATTCTAACTATTCTGAGCCAGAAGGGATTTTGACCAATTGGCGTTCGAGCTTAGTCCGTACCGAGAGCATTGGCGCAGCAGCAGAGCGACTTGGATTTGCTGAACTTCTGAGATTATCGAGAGGTGAAAAACGGGGAACGGACAGAGCAAAAGCTCAGATCCTTGCCAACTGTTTTGAGGCTGTGATTGGGGCGATTTACCTTGATCAAGGCTACGAAGCTGCTGAGAAGTTCATTACTATGAATATTCTTAGTACCTTCGAAGAAATCCTGCACACAGGCGCGTGGCTTGATCCTAAGAGTCGTTATCAAGAAGTAGTCCAAAGCCAAGAAGGTGTCACGCCTCAATATCGAGTTTTGAGCGAAGATGGCCCAGATCACGATAAGGTCTTCACAGTTGGCGTTTTTGTTGGCGAGAGCCTCAGGGCTCAAGGCAAAGGCCCAAGCAAGCAAGCAGCTCAGCAGGAAGCCGCCAAAGAAGCGCTTGGAAGCAGCGGGCTTTAG
- the rpsP gene encoding 30S ribosomal protein S16, whose amino-acid sequence MLTIRLQRTGRSGHAQFRVVVQDSRTAPTSGKVIAQLGSYNPHTKETIIKKEEAERFMANGAQPSERIVKLFASQKIKMPQWVTTPDKKSKSIKNSDKLRRNQPAKEKEVEESKPADVAAEPAVSEEPVAETSAEEAVHDSEAIVAEEPATEA is encoded by the coding sequence ATGCTAACAATCCGTCTTCAGCGCACAGGTCGCTCCGGGCACGCACAATTTCGTGTTGTAGTGCAAGATTCGCGCACCGCTCCAACCAGCGGCAAAGTAATCGCTCAGTTGGGTTCATATAACCCACACACCAAAGAAACAATTATTAAAAAAGAAGAGGCCGAGCGTTTTATGGCAAATGGCGCGCAGCCTAGCGAGAGAATCGTTAAGCTTTTTGCTTCACAAAAAATCAAGATGCCGCAATGGGTAACAACCCCAGACAAAAAGAGCAAAAGCATCAAGAATAGTGACAAACTTCGACGCAACCAACCAGCCAAAGAAAAAGAAGTAGAAGAAAGCAAGCCAGCAGATGTGGCAGCCGAGCCAGCCGTAAGTGAAGAGCCAGTTGCCGAAACTTCAGCTGAAGAAGCTGTACATGATTCCGAAGCCATAGTTGCTGAAGAGCCAGCTACCGAAGCCTAA
- a CDS encoding KH domain-containing protein — protein sequence MDEQFIEYIVKSLVGNPDAVKLVRTIDEKGVLLELTVDPEDLGRVIGKRGATAQSLRTLLRALGTKNEARYNLKIVDNGEPRPERASRDESRYSASNDSSSSYGSDDSTSSDDSVTSVSDDSSNDTINKASDDAWGMPEPSSDKDEADHESVMSKTRKELEDLDDLDI from the coding sequence ATAGACGAACAGTTTATCGAATACATCGTAAAGTCACTAGTTGGTAATCCTGACGCAGTCAAGCTAGTGCGGACCATTGACGAAAAAGGTGTGCTCTTGGAACTCACTGTTGATCCTGAGGATCTCGGCCGTGTTATCGGTAAAAGAGGGGCAACTGCTCAGAGCCTAAGGACATTGTTGCGGGCATTGGGTACAAAAAACGAGGCTCGCTACAACCTGAAGATTGTTGACAACGGTGAGCCAAGACCAGAGCGAGCGTCTCGTGATGAAAGCAGATATTCTGCAAGCAACGACTCTTCTTCTAGCTACGGATCAGACGATTCAACCAGTAGTGACGATTCGGTGACAAGCGTCTCTGATGACTCATCGAATGATACCATTAATAAAGCGAGCGATGATGCTTGGGGTATGCCAGAACCAAGTTCTGATAAAGATGAAGCAGATCACGAATCGGTTATGTCCAAGACCCGCAAAGAGCTAGAAGATCTCGACGACCTCGATATCTGA